One Candidatus Paceibacterota bacterium genomic region harbors:
- a CDS encoding extracellular solute-binding protein, whose protein sequence is MTRFQIISLFIFGFLGIAGVLAFSGLFDNRAATGIGSIEIWGTLPETQISNTFAQLQVNKTINFTVKYKGFSESEFDQSLIEALASGKGPDAIMLSQDLIAHYQDKIYAIPTSSYPARYIYDTFIDEAPVFISGQGIVGIPLVVDPMVAYWNKDMFSSAGIAVFPKTWDDLIKYVPSLTVKDARGGVSQSAVALGGYANITNAKDIISTLLLQSGETIATWTNDGSIQARLGDNAPGALSFYTQFSDPSKTVYTWNSALDSSRQMFEAGKLAVYFGHASEYDDIRQKNPHLNFDVAVMPQRALATAPAVYGKLYAFAVLQASPKKTNAFTAGSILSGSAVLQSIAVGARLAPARRDLLSAGTIDPVLTIFNRAALISKGWLDPSPSASDKVFRDALESMLSGQSKDNEAATYISGQLQRLMPKNATSQ, encoded by the coding sequence ATGACCCGATTTCAAATAATTTCACTTTTCATATTCGGATTCCTGGGTATTGCGGGGGTGCTTGCATTCTCCGGCCTCTTTGATAATCGTGCGGCGACAGGCATTGGCAGTATCGAGATCTGGGGCACATTACCCGAGACGCAGATTTCCAATACTTTTGCCCAGTTACAGGTTAACAAGACAATAAACTTTACAGTTAAATATAAAGGATTCAGCGAGTCGGAATTCGACCAGTCTCTTATAGAAGCTTTGGCTTCCGGCAAAGGGCCGGATGCGATAATGCTCTCGCAGGATCTTATCGCTCACTATCAGGATAAAATTTACGCCATACCGACATCGAGTTACCCAGCGCGTTATATTTATGACACGTTCATTGATGAGGCGCCCGTATTTATATCGGGCCAGGGGATAGTGGGTATACCGCTCGTGGTAGACCCGATGGTCGCGTATTGGAACAAAGATATGTTCTCAAGCGCCGGCATCGCGGTATTCCCCAAGACTTGGGATGATTTGATTAAGTATGTGCCTTCGCTCACGGTTAAGGATGCGCGCGGAGGCGTATCGCAGTCTGCGGTGGCCTTGGGCGGTTATGCCAATATTACGAATGCTAAAGATATTATTTCTACATTACTTTTGCAATCGGGAGAAACTATCGCAACCTGGACGAACGATGGGAGTATCCAGGCCAGGCTCGGTGACAACGCACCCGGCGCCCTTTCGTTCTATACGCAGTTCTCCGATCCGTCCAAGACGGTTTATACGTGGAACAGCGCACTTGATTCATCCAGGCAGATGTTCGAGGCTGGCAAGCTTGCTGTCTACTTCGGCCACGCGAGCGAGTATGATGATATACGACAGAAGAATCCTCACCTTAATTTCGACGTAGCCGTGATGCCTCAACGTGCACTTGCTACCGCACCGGCGGTTTACGGCAAGCTCTATGCCTTCGCAGTACTCCAAGCGAGCCCCAAGAAGACGAACGCCTTCACGGCCGGCTCGATATTGTCTGGCTCTGCCGTGCTCCAGAGTATTGCAGTGGGCGCACGCCTTGCGCCAGCACGGCGCGATTTGCTCTCGGCGGGGACTATTGATCCGGTCTTAACCATCTTTAATCGTGCGGCGCTCATTTCTAAGGGTTGGCTGGACCCTAGCCCGTCCGCCTCGGATAAAGTCTTTAGAGACGCTTTAGAAAGTATGCTCTCTGGCCAGTCTAAAGATAACGAAGCAGCAACGTATATATCAGGCCAATTACAAAGACTAATGCCCAAAAATGCTACATCACAGTAA
- a CDS encoding methyltransferase domain-containing protein: MLGSFADPEQNIGHLELHPGMSVADFGAGAGAYSFASARRVGGTGHVYAVEVQKDLLEKLKREAKEKHIGTIEVVWGDLDVGGGSKLKDSSMDAVVISNVLFQSENRGAMIREAHRVLKPAGKVLYIEWSDSFKNLGPTQAQVISEPSARKMFEEAGFRVMPPFHAGAHHYGFIAKKTE, encoded by the coding sequence ATGTTGGGCTCGTTTGCAGATCCGGAACAAAATATTGGGCACTTGGAACTCCATCCCGGGATGAGCGTGGCAGACTTCGGCGCCGGAGCTGGCGCCTATAGCTTTGCCTCGGCACGCCGTGTGGGCGGTACGGGGCATGTGTATGCCGTAGAGGTACAGAAGGATTTGCTTGAGAAGCTCAAGCGAGAGGCCAAGGAGAAGCACATTGGCACGATAGAAGTAGTGTGGGGCGACTTGGATGTCGGCGGCGGATCCAAACTGAAAGATAGCAGTATGGATGCAGTAGTGATATCTAATGTTTTGTTCCAGTCCGAGAATCGCGGTGCCATGATACGCGAGGCTCATCGTGTGCTCAAGCCGGCCGGCAAGGTCTTATATATAGAATGGTCAGATTCGTTTAAAAATCTGGGGCCCACGCAGGCTCAAGTGATATCGGAGCCGAGCGCGCGCAAGATGTTTGAAGAAGCGGGCTTCAGAGTCATGCCCCCATTCCATGCCGGTGCGCATCATTACGGATTTATCGCTAAGAAAACAGAATAA
- a CDS encoding SPFH domain-containing protein, with protein sequence MGIFIVAIITLIIVNLLVNGWEVVNEPEVAIKQRLGKYVGTEARAGFHFCFLQGLLTTLVRFKVERVEKTIAIEDVKTPDNIISVVASSYRYSPDPSNAANFILSKMHTGVEESFERAIKTNVRELARRQGEKPETWKELMDSTEMISREVIRKICNGATNEDIDAIYNDRANHKVAPWGVIVHKIDVTRVVSDIKQTEAESDKAAEEPQQQGQVKNMETIILMAAKIKEKFPGQSDDWCFSQARFVQMSIDKGTKGMPQILDPVWASLGNNLMSVLMEFARSRQSSNPKIIYLPTGSNTGKEE encoded by the coding sequence ATGGGTATCTTTATCGTGGCAATCATCACCCTCATCATTGTAAACCTTCTAGTTAATGGCTGGGAGGTTGTCAATGAGCCAGAGGTTGCAATCAAACAGCGACTTGGAAAGTATGTGGGTACGGAAGCACGAGCAGGTTTTCATTTCTGTTTCCTACAAGGCCTTCTGACCACGCTCGTCCGATTCAAGGTTGAGAGGGTCGAGAAAACAATTGCTATCGAGGACGTTAAAACTCCTGATAACATTATCAGTGTTGTAGCGAGCAGCTACCGCTATAGCCCTGACCCAAGTAATGCCGCCAATTTCATTTTGAGCAAGATGCACACCGGTGTTGAAGAATCGTTCGAGAGGGCGATTAAAACGAATGTACGCGAGCTGGCTCGAAGGCAAGGTGAAAAACCGGAAACATGGAAAGAGCTCATGGACTCAACCGAGATGATTTCACGCGAAGTCATCAGGAAAATCTGCAACGGTGCTACCAATGAGGACATCGATGCGATCTACAACGATCGCGCGAACCACAAGGTGGCGCCTTGGGGGGTTATCGTCCACAAGATTGATGTCACAAGGGTAGTCTCCGACATTAAACAAACCGAAGCCGAATCTGATAAGGCGGCAGAGGAGCCTCAACAGCAAGGCCAGGTCAAGAACATGGAGACTATCATCCTGATGGCAGCCAAAATAAAGGAGAAGTTCCCAGGTCAGTCAGATGACTGGTGCTTCAGTCAGGCACGGTTTGTCCAGATGTCGATCGACAAGGGCACGAAGGGTATGCCCCAGATACTTGACCCTGTCTGGGCATCGCTTGGCAACAACCTCATGTCTGTACTGATGGAGTTCGCAAGGTCTAGACAGAGTAGTAACCCTAAGATCATCTACTTGCCAACAGGTTCAAACACGGGAAAGGAGGAGTAG